In Propionispora vibrioides, one genomic interval encodes:
- the pduB gene encoding propanediol utilization microcompartment protein PduB produces MQEQLIDKVMDEIKKRMEEQAPASKAQAAACPANPGMTEFVGTAIGDTIGLVIANVDPSLHEMMKIDPKYRSIGILGARTGAGPHIMAADEAVKATNTEIVAIELARDTKGGAGHGSLIIFGAEEVSDARRAVEVALKELNRTFGDVYGNDAGHIELQYTARASYAINKAFNAPLGKAFGLIVGAPAAIGVLMSDVAVKTANVELIGYSSPAQGTSFSNEVIIMISGDSGAVRQSVLAAKEAGRKLLEAMGGPAPSSTTPYI; encoded by the coding sequence ATGCAAGAACAATTGATTGACAAGGTAATGGATGAAATTAAGAAAAGGATGGAAGAGCAGGCGCCGGCCAGTAAAGCTCAAGCCGCGGCTTGTCCGGCAAATCCGGGCATGACCGAATTTGTCGGAACGGCCATCGGCGATACGATTGGCCTTGTGATTGCCAATGTAGACCCTTCGCTGCATGAAATGATGAAGATTGACCCCAAGTACCGCTCTATCGGTATTTTAGGCGCCCGTACCGGTGCCGGCCCTCACATTATGGCTGCCGATGAAGCGGTCAAAGCGACCAATACGGAAATCGTAGCCATCGAGTTGGCCCGTGATACGAAAGGCGGCGCCGGCCATGGCAGCTTGATTATTTTTGGGGCCGAAGAGGTTTCCGACGCAAGACGGGCTGTGGAAGTGGCCTTGAAGGAACTGAACCGCACGTTCGGTGATGTATACGGCAATGACGCCGGCCATATTGAACTGCAATATACGGCCCGGGCCAGCTATGCAATCAATAAAGCTTTTAACGCGCCGCTCGGCAAAGCCTTCGGTCTGATTGTCGGCGCGCCTGCCGCTATCGGTGTGCTCATGTCCGATGTGGCGGTAAAAACGGCCAATGTTGAATTGATCGGTTATTCCAGTCCCGCTCAGGGCACCAGCTTTTCCAACGAAGTGATTATCATGATCAGCGGTGATTCCGGTGCTGTCCGGCAGTCTGTTCTGGCCGCAAAAGAGGCGGGCAGAAAGCTGCTCGAAGCGATGGGCGGACCGGCTCCGTCTTCGACAACGCCTTATATCTAA
- a CDS encoding propanediol/glycerol family dehydratase large subunit codes for MKRSKRVQALEARPVNQDGFVVDWPEVGLIAMGSPNDPTPSIKVQNGKIVEMDGILRDKFDFIDQFIADYAIDASIAEQAMAMDSTEIAKMLVDIHVPRQEIVKIVRGLTAAKLVDVFNQMNVVEMMMALQKMRARKTPSNQCHITNVKDNPVLIAADGAEASLRGFDEMETTVAVVRYAPFNALALLLGSQVGRGGTLIQCALEEATELELGMRGITAYAETISVYGTENVFVDGDDTPWSKAFLASAYASRGLKMRFTSGTGSEVQMGYAEGKSMLYLEIRCIMVTRGAGVQGLQNGSVSCIGVPAAVPSGIRAVLAENLCAAMIDLEVASSNDQTFTHSDIRRTARTLMQFLPGTDFICSGYSGTPNYDNMFAGSNWDVEDYDDWNILQRDLKVDGGLRPVSEEEIIRVRNKAAKAIQAVFRELGFPAITDEEVEAATYAHGSNDMPPRNIVEDLKAAQELMSRGITGLDVIKALSKAGFNDVASNVLNLLKQRISGDYLHTAAILDKDFNVISAVNQQNDYQGPGTGYRLSDARWEEIKNISQAINPSDFDV; via the coding sequence ATGAAGAGATCAAAACGCGTGCAAGCGTTGGAAGCCCGTCCCGTCAATCAGGATGGGTTCGTAGTAGATTGGCCGGAGGTCGGGTTGATTGCCATGGGCAGTCCGAATGATCCGACGCCGAGCATTAAGGTGCAAAACGGTAAAATCGTAGAAATGGATGGTATTCTCCGCGACAAGTTCGATTTTATTGATCAGTTTATCGCCGACTATGCGATCGACGCTTCGATCGCCGAACAGGCGATGGCCATGGACAGCACGGAAATCGCCAAAATGCTTGTTGATATTCACGTGCCCCGCCAGGAAATCGTCAAAATCGTTCGCGGTCTTACGGCGGCCAAACTGGTCGACGTATTTAATCAGATGAACGTAGTGGAAATGATGATGGCTTTGCAAAAGATGCGCGCCCGCAAAACGCCTTCAAACCAATGCCATATTACGAACGTGAAAGACAATCCCGTACTGATTGCGGCCGATGGCGCCGAAGCGTCCCTGCGCGGTTTCGACGAAATGGAAACGACCGTTGCCGTTGTCCGTTATGCCCCCTTTAATGCGCTGGCCCTGCTGTTGGGCAGTCAGGTTGGCCGCGGCGGCACACTCATTCAATGCGCCCTGGAAGAAGCGACGGAGCTTGAACTGGGCATGCGCGGTATCACGGCGTATGCGGAAACGATTTCCGTATACGGTACGGAAAATGTATTTGTCGACGGTGATGATACTCCCTGGTCGAAGGCATTCCTCGCATCGGCCTATGCCTCACGGGGTCTGAAAATGCGCTTTACATCCGGGACCGGTTCAGAAGTACAGATGGGTTATGCCGAGGGCAAATCGATGCTGTATCTGGAAATCCGCTGCATCATGGTCACCAGAGGTGCCGGTGTGCAGGGACTGCAAAACGGTTCCGTAAGCTGCATCGGTGTACCGGCAGCCGTTCCCTCCGGTATCCGCGCTGTTCTGGCGGAAAATCTCTGCGCCGCCATGATCGACCTGGAAGTTGCCTCCAGCAATGACCAGACCTTCACTCATTCCGACATTCGCCGTACGGCCCGCACACTTATGCAGTTCCTGCCGGGTACGGACTTCATCTGCTCCGGCTACAGCGGAACGCCGAACTATGACAACATGTTTGCCGGTTCCAACTGGGATGTAGAGGATTATGACGATTGGAATATTCTGCAGCGTGACCTCAAGGTCGACGGTGGTCTCCGCCCTGTTTCGGAAGAAGAGATCATCCGTGTTCGCAATAAAGCAGCGAAGGCCATTCAGGCTGTTTTCAGAGAACTGGGCTTCCCGGCCATTACGGACGAAGAAGTGGAAGCCGCCACTTATGCCCATGGCAGCAACGATATGCCGCCGCGCAACATTGTTGAAGACCTGAAAGCTGCCCAGGAGCTGATGAGCCGCGGGATTACGGGGCTTGATGTGATTAAAGCCTTATCGAAAGCCGGCTTTAATGATGTGGCTTCGAATGTACTCAATTTGCTTAAACAGCGCATTTCCGGCGACTATCTCCATACAGCCGCCATTTTGGATAAAGACTTTAATGTCATCAGCGCCGTTAATCAGCAAAATGACTACCAGGGCCCCGGAACCGGTTATCGTCTCAGCGATGCGCGCTGGGAGGAAATTAAAAATATCAGTCAGGCGATCAATCCGTCTGATTTCGATGTTTGA
- a CDS encoding propanediol/glycerol family dehydratase medium subunit, translating into MQISEQMIREIVLQVMQGMEPPTAAAPSKPVVQGRPMTLVEKGDARPGTRTDEVVIALAPAFGKYQNKTIVNIPHSDVLREIIAGIEEEGIQARVVRVLRTSDVDFAAHDATKLSGSGIAIGIQSRGTTVIHQKDLPPLSNLELFSQSPLIDLPTYRAIGKNAAKYAKGESPTPVPTKNDQMARPKYQAKAAVLHIKETEHVIPGKKPVEVEVKF; encoded by the coding sequence ATGCAAATTAGCGAACAAATGATTCGTGAAATTGTCCTGCAAGTTATGCAGGGAATGGAACCGCCGACTGCGGCAGCACCAAGTAAACCGGTGGTGCAGGGCCGTCCGATGACACTGGTGGAAAAAGGCGACGCCCGCCCGGGAACGCGTACCGATGAAGTGGTCATCGCCCTGGCGCCGGCTTTTGGTAAATACCAGAATAAAACAATTGTCAATATTCCTCACAGCGATGTTCTGCGGGAAATTATCGCCGGTATTGAGGAAGAAGGCATTCAGGCCCGTGTTGTACGGGTGCTCAGAACATCCGACGTGGATTTTGCCGCCCATGACGCAACAAAATTAAGCGGCTCCGGAATTGCCATCGGCATCCAGTCGCGCGGCACGACGGTTATTCACCAGAAAGATTTGCCGCCCTTGAGCAATCTGGAGTTATTTTCACAGTCGCCGCTCATTGATCTGCCTACGTATCGCGCTATCGGCAAAAATGCGGCCAAATACGCCAAAGGCGAATCGCCTACGCCGGTTCCGACGAAAAATGATCAGATGGCCCGGCCAAAATACCAGGCCAAAGCAGCCGTGCTTCATATCAAAGAAACGGAACACGTTATTCCCGGCAAGAAACCGGTAGAAGTAGAAGTGAAATTTTAA
- a CDS encoding diol dehydratase small subunit has translation MSQEKLVEEIVRQVLQSMYQGGAAAAPQAAPAKTGLCPASDYPLSAKRADSLKTPTGKKLADITLDSVLAGQVAPEDVRIAPETLRMQAEIADGVGRTQFGNNLRRAAELTAVPDKRILEIYNALRPYRSTKEELSGIADELETKYKAVMSAALVREAADVYERRNRLRAD, from the coding sequence ATGTCTCAGGAAAAATTAGTGGAAGAAATCGTTCGGCAAGTATTGCAGTCCATGTACCAGGGGGGCGCTGCGGCCGCGCCGCAGGCAGCTCCGGCTAAGACGGGCCTGTGCCCCGCCAGCGATTATCCCTTGTCGGCCAAACGGGCTGACTCGCTAAAAACTCCTACAGGAAAAAAACTGGCCGATATTACGCTGGACAGCGTACTGGCCGGACAGGTTGCGCCGGAGGATGTGCGTATCGCGCCGGAAACGCTGCGCATGCAGGCTGAAATCGCCGACGGCGTCGGCCGGACGCAGTTCGGCAACAATCTGCGCCGGGCAGCGGAACTGACCGCTGTTCCTGATAAACGCATATTGGAAATCTACAATGCACTGCGCCCCTATCGCTCCACGAAAGAAGAACTGTCTGGCATTGCCGATGAACTGGAAACCAAATATAAAGCCGTAATGAGCGCAGCTTTGGTCCGCGAGGCGGCTGACGTATACGAGCGGCGCAACCGGTTAAGAGCAGACTAG
- a CDS encoding diol dehydratase reactivase subunit alpha — translation MTIIAGVDVGNSTTEVCLVQVDSSTRRTYLSSSIVKTTGIKGTVANVPGIIVALQEAVKASGVSLSDIKEIRLNEATPVIGDLAMETITETIITESTMIGHNPSTPGGIGLGVGVTIPYGELTAAGAGAKIICVVPGGIDFEEAAKTLNQAIDRGVDLQGAIVRQDDAVLITNRLRKAIPIIDEVTLIDKVPLHMLAAVEVALPGQTIQTLSNPYGIATVFELSPDETKLIVPIARALIGNRSAVVVRTPAGDVKARTIPAGFITLVGEKGREDIDVEAGARKIMETVERVQPVIDIQGEKGTNVNGMLERVRQVMSDLTSQPVGDMKIQDLLAVDTFVPQKVQGGLAGEFALENAVALAAMVKTSRLPMQQIADQLQERLQVSVVIAGVEANMAIRGALTTPGTDKPLAILDMGGGSTDAAIITRQEKIESIHLAGAGDMVTMLINSELGLNDFDLAEDIKKYPLAKVESLYHIRLEDGTVRFFEENLPPQVFSRVVILKENDMVPIPSDHPLDKIRHVRREAKKRVFVTNSLRSLARVAPTGNIRHIEFVVLVGGSALDFEVADMVTDALGEYGIVCGRGNIRGTEGPRNAVATGLVLSYFAGEE, via the coding sequence ATGACAATCATTGCAGGCGTAGATGTTGGAAACTCAACAACCGAAGTTTGCCTGGTTCAGGTTGACAGCAGTACCAGGCGTACCTATTTATCAAGCAGTATTGTGAAAACCACCGGTATAAAAGGAACGGTCGCCAATGTGCCGGGCATTATCGTCGCCTTGCAGGAGGCTGTTAAAGCATCGGGCGTTTCCCTGAGCGATATCAAAGAAATCCGCCTGAATGAAGCAACACCGGTTATTGGTGATCTGGCTATGGAGACGATTACGGAAACGATTATTACGGAATCGACAATGATCGGCCATAACCCTTCCACGCCGGGCGGCATCGGTCTTGGCGTCGGTGTTACCATTCCCTACGGGGAGCTGACGGCTGCCGGAGCAGGAGCAAAAATTATTTGCGTTGTACCTGGCGGCATTGACTTTGAAGAAGCGGCAAAAACGCTTAACCAGGCGATTGACCGCGGCGTTGATTTGCAGGGAGCGATCGTACGCCAGGACGATGCCGTGCTGATTACCAACAGGCTGCGTAAAGCCATTCCGATCATCGATGAAGTCACGCTGATCGACAAGGTCCCGCTGCACATGCTGGCGGCCGTAGAAGTGGCTTTGCCCGGTCAGACCATTCAGACGCTGTCTAATCCCTACGGGATTGCCACGGTTTTTGAGCTGTCGCCTGATGAGACGAAGCTCATCGTTCCCATTGCCCGTGCGCTGATCGGTAACCGGTCCGCCGTTGTGGTACGGACCCCGGCCGGTGATGTGAAGGCAAGAACGATTCCGGCCGGGTTTATCACACTGGTCGGTGAAAAGGGCCGCGAAGATATTGATGTGGAAGCAGGCGCCCGCAAAATTATGGAAACGGTGGAACGGGTGCAGCCGGTGATTGATATCCAGGGCGAGAAGGGAACAAACGTAAACGGTATGCTCGAACGGGTCAGACAGGTTATGAGCGATTTGACGTCGCAGCCTGTGGGCGACATGAAAATCCAGGACCTGCTTGCCGTGGATACCTTCGTACCGCAAAAAGTACAAGGTGGCCTGGCCGGTGAATTTGCCCTGGAAAACGCTGTGGCCTTAGCCGCCATGGTAAAAACATCGCGACTGCCGATGCAGCAGATTGCCGATCAATTGCAGGAACGGCTGCAGGTTTCCGTGGTTATCGCCGGCGTGGAAGCCAATATGGCCATCCGGGGCGCGCTGACGACACCCGGTACGGACAAACCGCTGGCCATTCTCGACATGGGTGGCGGTTCGACCGATGCAGCCATTATTACCAGGCAGGAAAAAATCGAATCCATTCATTTGGCCGGTGCCGGCGATATGGTAACGATGCTCATCAATTCGGAACTGGGGCTTAATGACTTTGATCTGGCGGAGGATATCAAGAAGTATCCCCTGGCGAAGGTGGAAAGCCTTTACCATATCCGCCTGGAAGACGGCACGGTCCGCTTTTTTGAAGAAAATCTGCCGCCCCAGGTATTTTCCCGTGTCGTTATTTTAAAAGAAAACGACATGGTGCCCATTCCGTCCGATCATCCCCTGGATAAAATCCGTCATGTGCGGCGTGAAGCAAAAAAACGCGTTTTTGTGACCAATTCGCTGCGTTCATTGGCCCGGGTAGCGCCGACGGGCAATATTCGCCATATTGAATTTGTCGTTCTCGTCGGCGGATCAGCCCTTGATTTTGAAGTAGCCGATATGGTCACCGACGCGCTCGGCGAATACGGCATTGTCTGCGGCCGCGGTAACATCCGCGGTACGGAAGGCCCGCGTAATGCCGTCGCGACCGGTCTGGTCCTTTCCTACTTTGCGGGAGAGGAGTGA
- a CDS encoding glycerol dehydratase reactivase beta/small subunit family protein, translating to MPANQGANRPCIFIRIVPHKDRERKLRELTAGMEEEGIPCQIADATEQEEGAGVLAHEAAVQSQLAVGVGVTDGEIAVHYAKLPVGKPLFLSAEQQPAVWRSLGYNAARLVKGIPFKGIEPEPETKAASCREQQSMAVEQDTAAMESLVAAIVQRILQESANGHGGGVGTWSDKR from the coding sequence ATGCCGGCTAATCAAGGTGCCAACAGGCCCTGCATTTTTATTCGAATCGTTCCGCACAAAGACAGGGAGAGAAAACTGCGCGAACTGACGGCAGGCATGGAAGAGGAAGGCATTCCCTGTCAGATCGCGGATGCGACAGAGCAAGAAGAAGGTGCCGGTGTTCTGGCCCACGAGGCGGCCGTGCAGTCACAGCTTGCTGTCGGTGTCGGTGTGACAGATGGGGAGATAGCGGTCCACTATGCTAAGCTGCCAGTGGGAAAACCGCTCTTTCTATCAGCGGAACAGCAGCCTGCTGTCTGGCGGTCTCTGGGCTACAATGCGGCCAGACTGGTAAAGGGAATCCCCTTTAAAGGGATTGAGCCGGAACCGGAGACAAAGGCGGCAAGCTGCAGGGAGCAGCAAAGTATGGCTGTAGAACAAGATACTGCTGCAATGGAGAGCCTTGTAGCCGCCATCGTGCAGCGAATTTTACAAGAATCGGCTAACGGCCATGGGGGAGGTGTAGGAACATGGTCAGACAAGCGCTAG
- a CDS encoding BMC domain-containing protein, giving the protein MVRQALGLIETVGLAAAVAAADAAVKAANVKLLGYELAKGGGLTTVKLFGDVGAVTAAVAAGKMAAAQMTSVWGAHVIPRPHGEVDKLLFTKDTVGYRQPVPVEQPPEETPAVAAKTPVYQATVPVDNDPAAVEQSQAMAGAAIPEAVQAAAETSKVPAEPATKAGLALQKQPEELCNLCGDPLCDRHKGEPRANCIHYNELKHKEES; this is encoded by the coding sequence ATGGTCAGACAAGCGCTAGGCTTAATCGAAACAGTCGGCTTGGCAGCCGCTGTTGCGGCAGCCGATGCGGCTGTGAAGGCGGCGAATGTAAAACTTCTCGGCTATGAACTGGCCAAAGGCGGCGGCTTGACAACCGTCAAATTGTTTGGCGACGTAGGGGCCGTTACGGCCGCCGTTGCGGCAGGGAAAATGGCTGCTGCCCAAATGACTTCCGTTTGGGGTGCTCATGTAATTCCCCGGCCTCATGGTGAAGTCGATAAGTTGTTGTTTACCAAAGATACGGTCGGTTACCGGCAGCCTGTTCCGGTGGAGCAGCCGCCGGAGGAGACGCCTGCGGTTGCAGCAAAAACGCCGGTTTACCAGGCGACGGTGCCTGTTGACAATGATCCGGCAGCAGTCGAACAGAGCCAAGCCATGGCCGGGGCGGCCATACCGGAAGCCGTGCAGGCAGCGGCTGAAACGTCAAAGGTTCCGGCAGAGCCGGCAACAAAGGCAGGCTTGGCCCTGCAGAAGCAACCGGAAGAGCTTTGCAATCTTTGCGGCGATCCACTTTGTGACAGACACAAGGGAGAACCGCGGGCAAATTGCATCCACTATAACGAACTCAAACATAAGGAGGAATCATAA
- the pduA gene encoding propanediol utilization microcompartment protein PduA yields the protein MRGEALGMVETKGLVSAIEAADAMVKAANVILIGYEKIGSGLVTVMVRGDVGAVKAATDSGAAAAGKVGELVSVHVIPRPHTDVEKILPKIGGGE from the coding sequence ATGCGGGGAGAAGCATTAGGAATGGTTGAAACAAAAGGTCTTGTCAGCGCGATTGAAGCGGCTGACGCCATGGTTAAAGCAGCCAATGTCATACTCATTGGTTATGAAAAAATCGGGTCAGGCCTTGTTACGGTGATGGTCCGCGGGGACGTAGGCGCTGTAAAGGCAGCGACCGACAGCGGCGCCGCTGCAGCGGGAAAAGTGGGAGAACTCGTTTCCGTTCACGTGATTCCCCGTCCCCATACGGATGTGGAAAAAATTCTGCCTAAAATTGGCGGCGGCGAGTAA
- the pduL gene encoding phosphate propanoyltransferase — MLIKQVVQQVMAALHQPEGIPVGVSNRHIHLSAEHMEILFGRGKSLTKKKELNQIGEFAAEETVTLVGPKGTMRGVRILGPLRSFTQIELSLTDAFGLGIKPPFRNSGDIKGSAGIVVVGPCGAVTLQEGVICAIRHIHMNCETAQRFGVRDGDVATVSFGGVRGGTLKEVLIRVQEHFRLEMHVDTDEANALGLKNGDTVTLL; from the coding sequence ATGCTTATTAAGCAAGTGGTGCAGCAGGTTATGGCTGCCCTTCATCAGCCGGAGGGGATACCAGTTGGTGTATCGAACCGTCACATCCACCTTTCTGCTGAACACATGGAGATCTTGTTTGGCCGCGGGAAAAGCCTTACGAAGAAAAAAGAATTAAATCAAATCGGCGAATTTGCCGCCGAGGAAACGGTTACGCTTGTCGGGCCGAAGGGAACGATGCGTGGTGTCCGCATCTTGGGACCGCTCCGGAGCTTTACGCAGATAGAACTTTCCCTGACCGATGCGTTTGGCCTGGGCATCAAGCCGCCGTTTCGTAACTCCGGCGACATAAAGGGATCGGCCGGCATTGTTGTTGTCGGTCCCTGTGGCGCCGTTACATTACAGGAAGGTGTCATCTGTGCCATCCGGCATATCCATATGAACTGCGAAACGGCGCAGCGTTTTGGTGTGCGGGACGGTGATGTGGCCACCGTATCATTCGGCGGTGTCCGCGGCGGTACCCTTAAGGAAGTTTTAATTCGCGTACAGGAGCATTTCCGGCTGGAAATGCATGTTGATACGGATGAGGCCAATGCCTTGGGATTAAAAAATGGCGATACCGTTACTTTGTTATAG
- a CDS encoding flavoprotein, with protein MDYDVLVEQIVAEVLRRLGEAPQTPPPFSQKVSALAVFTGGLLGLEESLAQVKTLQTRGFSFTVLLSAAAETVIGLERIQAQLGRDVKIMTGRSPYPGKELREAELVLIPVLTQNTAARIAATQADSLCSTVIMQALMMGKPVVAASNAADPQDGSRKEKNMGKAAPALLEKLRKNLETISLYGVQLVAASELAAACAASCGKAARQKTNVAKPAVKERGKRTVLDAKAVQAALAQGVQTLSLSPETIITPLARDMARDAHIIFQFEEA; from the coding sequence ATGGATTATGATGTGCTGGTCGAACAAATTGTGGCGGAGGTACTGCGCAGACTCGGTGAGGCGCCGCAAACTCCGCCGCCTTTTTCCCAAAAGGTCTCGGCACTGGCCGTATTTACCGGCGGCCTGCTGGGACTTGAGGAAAGCCTGGCGCAGGTAAAGACTTTGCAGACCCGCGGCTTTTCTTTTACGGTCCTTTTATCGGCAGCGGCCGAAACGGTGATTGGTCTGGAGCGGATTCAAGCGCAGCTCGGGCGGGACGTGAAAATCATGACCGGCCGGTCTCCCTATCCGGGAAAAGAATTGCGGGAAGCGGAACTTGTCTTGATTCCTGTCCTAACGCAGAACACGGCGGCGAGAATAGCGGCGACGCAGGCAGACTCACTTTGCAGCACCGTTATTATGCAGGCGCTGATGATGGGAAAACCGGTCGTCGCGGCAAGCAATGCAGCCGATCCACAGGATGGGAGCCGAAAAGAAAAAAATATGGGGAAAGCAGCGCCGGCCTTGCTGGAGAAGCTTAGAAAAAACCTGGAGACTATTTCTTTATATGGCGTTCAGCTTGTTGCTGCCAGTGAGCTGGCAGCGGCCTGTGCGGCTTCTTGCGGTAAAGCGGCACGGCAGAAGACAAACGTGGCGAAACCGGCGGTGAAAGAACGGGGAAAACGGACGGTGCTTGACGCGAAAGCCGTACAGGCCGCTCTGGCGCAAGGCGTCCAGACCCTTTCGCTGTCACCGGAAACGATCATTACGCCGCTGGCCCGCGATATGGCCAGAGACGCCCATATTATCTTTCAGTTTGAAGAAGCTTAA
- a CDS encoding EutN/CcmL family microcompartment protein, with amino-acid sequence MWLGKVVGTLVATPKDDSLTGCKLLIVKPLKFCHSQGDSLVVAVDAIGAGTGESVLVVTGSSARHVIGDPEAAVDAAIIGIIDTIELNQLLVEE; translated from the coding sequence ATGTGGTTGGGAAAAGTTGTGGGAACACTTGTCGCAACACCAAAAGATGATAGTCTGACAGGGTGCAAACTTTTAATTGTGAAGCCTTTAAAGTTTTGCCATAGTCAAGGCGACAGCCTTGTTGTAGCCGTTGATGCAATCGGCGCCGGCACCGGTGAGTCTGTGCTTGTCGTAACAGGCAGTTCGGCAAGGCATGTAATAGGAGATCCGGAGGCGGCTGTTGATGCGGCGATCATCGGTATCATCGATACGATCGAGCTAAATCAATTGCTCGTTGAGGAGTAA
- a CDS encoding cob(I)yrinic acid a,c-diamide adenosyltransferase, translating to MKVYTKTGDKGETSLFSRERVPKDHVRIQVYGTLDEASAALGMAKALAKQQWVCEKIEQVQQDLILLCGDLATLELKKDRQYLITEGHIASLEQQIDELEEKRIPQKYFITPGASAVSAAIDLARSIVRRAERAVVTAKRTETIPQTVFLYMNRLSDFLFVLARCAEQEEIIAAATRGVLGALQEAVADGARKGEGSMLAKAKQVVAAAEQKAVEMGIPMVIAVVDQGGNLVLQERMDNSVLAGIALAVDKAFTAVSLKMPTSEVAKAVQPGQPLFGLASNGQGRYVVFGGGFPLEAGGQVVGAIGVSGGTVEEDMAVAKAGLAVW from the coding sequence ATGAAGGTATATACGAAAACAGGCGACAAGGGCGAGACAAGTCTTTTCAGTCGGGAACGGGTTCCGAAGGACCATGTGCGCATTCAGGTCTATGGTACGCTTGATGAAGCGTCAGCAGCCCTTGGGATGGCCAAAGCCTTAGCGAAACAGCAGTGGGTTTGTGAAAAAATTGAACAGGTACAGCAGGATTTGATTTTGCTTTGTGGTGACTTGGCGACACTGGAGCTAAAGAAGGACCGGCAGTATCTCATTACGGAAGGTCATATTGCATCGCTGGAGCAGCAGATTGACGAACTGGAAGAAAAGCGGATTCCGCAGAAATATTTCATTACGCCGGGAGCCAGTGCGGTCAGTGCGGCGATTGATTTGGCAAGAAGCATAGTCAGAAGGGCGGAACGAGCTGTAGTGACAGCAAAGCGGACGGAAACGATTCCGCAAACGGTTTTTCTTTATATGAACCGCCTGTCGGATTTTCTATTTGTCTTGGCCCGCTGCGCCGAACAGGAGGAAATCATCGCTGCGGCGACACGCGGTGTGCTTGGCGCACTGCAGGAAGCGGTTGCCGATGGCGCCAGGAAAGGAGAAGGCAGCATGCTAGCCAAGGCCAAACAGGTGGTAGCCGCCGCTGAACAAAAGGCAGTCGAAATGGGGATTCCCATGGTTATTGCCGTGGTGGATCAGGGGGGCAATCTCGTTTTACAGGAACGAATGGACAATTCGGTCTTAGCCGGTATTGCTTTGGCTGTGGATAAAGCCTTTACGGCTGTATCGCTAAAAATGCCGACCAGCGAAGTGGCGAAAGCCGTACAGCCCGGGCAGCCGCTTTTCGGCCTTGCGTCAAACGGACAGGGACGCTATGTCGTATTTGGCGGCGGCTTTCCCTTAGAAGCGGGAGGACAGGTAGTCGGTGCTATCGGTGTCAGCGGCGGGACGGTAGAGGAAGACATGGCTGTGGCTAAAGCTGGTCTTGCTGTTTGGTAA